The following are from one region of the Corylus avellana chromosome ca1, CavTom2PMs-1.0 genome:
- the LOC132162712 gene encoding inositol-tetrakisphosphate 1-kinase 1-like, producing MSNLSPSPSPRYRIGYALSPKKEQTFITSSLITHANQQGVDLIRIDPSKPLTQQGPFDCIVHKLYKPDWIHQLHQLSLHHPNVVVVDPPEAIERLHNRVSMLEVVTQLRNETFWVPNQKVVYDPEILRGADAIRELGLRLPVIAKQVSADGGARSHEMCLVLNLNGLSKLETPIVVQEFVNHGGVVFKVYVVGDHVKCVKRRSLPDVPEEKLNDNTAEGLLSFSQISNSARNEEEEEDWCSGSGAEKAETPPFELVVELARGLREAMGLQLFNFDLIRDGKDGNGRYLVIDINYFPGYAKMPSYESVLVDFFRHVVDERRNKTSGLEEEHQEVRGGG from the coding sequence ATGTCCAATCTATCCCCATCTCCATCTCCAAGGTACCGCATAGGCTATGCTCTGTCCCCGAAGAAAGAGCAAACCTTCATTACGAGCTCTCTCATTACCCACGCCAACCAGCAAGGCGTCGATCTCATCCGAATCGATCCCTCCAAGCCCTTGACCCAACAGGGGCCCTTCGATTGCATCGTCCACAAACTCTACAAACCCGACTGGATCCACCAGCTCCACCAACTGTCACTGCACCACCCAAACGTCGTCGTAGTCGACCCCCCTGAGGCCATCGAGCGGCTCCACAACCGGGTCTCCATGCTCGAGGTGGTCACCCAGTTGAGGAACGAGACCTTCTGGGTTCCAAACCAGAAAGTGGTGTACGACCCGGAGATTCTGAGGGGTGCGGACGCGATTCGGGAGCTGGGACTGAGGCTCCCAGTGATAGCAAAGCAGGTCTCGGCCGACGGCGGCGCGAGGTCGCACGAGATGTGTTTGGTGTTAAACCTCAACGGGCTGAGCAAGCTGGAAACGCCGATTGTGGTGCAAGAGTTCGTGAACCACGGCGGGGTGGTCTTCAAGGTGTACGTAGTGGGAGACCACGTCAAGTGCGTGAAGCGCAGGTCGTTGCCGGATGTACCCGAAGAGAAGCTGAATGATAATACGGCGGAGGGGTTGTTGTCGTTCTCGCAGATATCGAATTCCGCGAGAAacgaggaagaggaagaggattGGTGTTCTGGGTCTGGTGCGGAGAAGGCAGAAACGCCGCCGTTTGAGTTGGTGGTGGAGTTGGCGAGGGGGTTGAGGGAGGCCATGGGGCTCCAGCTTTTCAACTTTGATTTGATCAGAGATGGTAAAGACGGGAATGGTAGGTACCTTGTGATTGACATCAATTACTTTCCTGGGTACGCCAAAATGCCCTCCTATGAGTCGGTTTTGGTGGATTTTTTCCGACATGTTGTGGACGAGAGGAGGAACAAGACTAGTGGGTTGGAGGAAGAACATCAAGAGGTGAGAGGTGGTGGGTAG